In Anomaloglossus baeobatrachus isolate aAnoBae1 chromosome 6, aAnoBae1.hap1, whole genome shotgun sequence, the genomic stretch ttgcagtgaaatcatggtcatattgttccatttgtacacagccacaaacctggcactgattgtccacaatttcactacaaccacagatctgccacagatttatctctgtgtgtaaagtggccttaacattgataatctccagctgataaaacactttttttttattgaaacagcaaaacacagccaagtaAATGACACCAATACAGTGACAcagacatagcaaaaacctgctgataaattCTATTTAAGAACtcacctccaattattataatcttTTCTCCAACAACAACTGCCGGGGCGCACACGTTTTTTACCATTCTTGTCTCCATCCGGAACCACATATTTCTGAAAACATGGTAGACCTAAGATATAAGGACAAGAAGTTactatatataatgtatactgAAGGTATGTTAAGGAGCACAAAATAGGGTTTTATCTGGTATAAACGAAATAAAAGAGAAAGAGGTACACTTACCTTTTcaagttgtgtgacacacaacaagATACACGCTTAATAATGGAGACGCTGCTGCAGATACACGAGTGCACAGGACAGTGCAGAcaaaggacagaagacgtgttcactgttcactccgcgctgctgctgaagactttccaaacgaagatccaggacacaccagtggagatAAGTGGTTTTTATTCAATGCAACTGTGGTTCTTTCCGTGGAGAGGAAGCTTCTAATTGCTTTGAAATGCATTGAAAAACTCACTTGTCTCCGTTGGTTTGTCCTGGATCTtcctttggaaagtcttcagcagcagcacggAGTGAACACACTTTCTGTCTTTTTTCTATAATGTACACGTAAGTGTCTCTAGTCATGTCTATGATGTCTCAGTGGTTGGAATCCAACTTAAAAAAGGATTTGGGGAGAAAAGTCCTGTCAATCACATGCTTCTAGCCAATTAGCATTGCTGATAATGCTCAAGTCAATGCTGATTGGCTTAGAGCAGTAGACCTATAGATGATAGCTCCTCTTAAACGTCCTTTCCAGCTGGATACTAGACACAGTATACAGCTCTGAAAGTTATAGAATTGGAGCTATTACTTGTTTGATTTGTCTGCTTTTAATGGCAGGATTACAAAAACACGCCTGCTGTCTTACAAAaaatggctgcagtggtcacatgggaTGAGACGCCGTTGCAGGAGGTGGGGTTTTACAGAGACTGGCTGGGGACCAAGCAAAGGAGCCATGGAAGTACCAGGGGATTTTAGTATAATGTTTTTTTTAGTTTAGGGAAgcggtcaccaggattttcccccataagctgtggccaccaccagtgagtccttatatacagtattctagaatactgtatataagagcccaggctgctcagtATAAtgttaaaaaacacttttattatactaacctagggggcggtctggtccgatggtcgTTGCCTCTCTCCGGTTTGGCGCCTTCTCTCTGCTGCAATCTCGGTCCTCCTTCTACCCTgcccccagtgtggatgacgtgtctacgtcattcGCACAGGCtgacattgtggtcctgcacagGAATACTTCGATCtaccctactgagggcagatcaatgtactgtaatgtgcaggcacgaggaaaggttaaagaccacccgcgcatgtgcactataatactttgatctgccctgagcaaggcagatcaaagtgcgcctgcgcaggaccacaattccggcctgtgtggatgacatagagcgcatcatgcacatgggcctcagaagaaggaggacgtagATCACCACAGAGTGGAggcaccggactggagagcagtgacacccatcggaccggaccaccccctatgtgagtataattaaagggaacctgtcaccagatttggtgactataagctgcggccaccaccactggactcttatatacagcattctaacatgctgtatataagagcccaggccgctgtgagaacataaaaaacactttataatacttatctaacggttgctgtggtgggccatatgggcgtctctgttgaccggtgccagcgcctcctctttcggccacctttgtcctccttctgactcctgtgtgcatgatgcgtcctaaatCGTACaccctcgccgatcctgcgcaggcgcactacaatactttgatctgccctgctcaggacctgaatgccggcgagtgtggatgacgtcagacgtgtcatgcaccgtagctagagaagaaggaggacgaagatgaccgaaagaggtggcgccggcagcggagaacggagacgcccatatggcccaacgttTTATGTtctcatagcggcctgggctcttatatactgcatgttagaatgctgtatataagagcccggtggtggtggccgcagcttataggccaaaaaagtggtgacaggctccctttaaagtgtttttttttacattctgggctctcatatacagtattctagaacgctgCATATAAGAACtcaccggtggtggccgcagcttacgggggaaaatcctggtgacaggtttcctttaaacttGCTACTTACAAATTGTGAGCATACCTTAAAAATGATCAACATCTTACATACAATACATCATATACTAAAATGtcataggaaaaaaatatttataatacCTTCCTATGACTGATGGGTCTCAGTGTTATATTTTCTGTATCTGATCATTAAATCAGTGACTAAAAATGATATCATAAAATCTAGGGCCTCATGCACATTATTGTATTCCCTACGTTTTATGGGGCCATAATATaacactttgtaaaaaaaaataatctatggTGCCATATTATACGGTACATCTTAAAAGCCTTCATATGACATCAAAGTCATAAATAGGAGAATACCCCCCCCCATAATACAATTCCGTATAGAGGTACTATATAGTAGCACCGTCATCAGGTCGGGTCACAGCTGACTTCACCTCGCCTGGCTTTGTTTATATGGGGAGAAACCATGTCATTTCTTGCTGCTCCAGTGTTGCCGCTCCAATGGTATTGACATTCCGAACACCAGTATCCTGACCTTGAAAAAAAACCCAGTGGCTTCAATGGTCAGGTTACTGGTGGCTGTGATGTCCTCACTTCCTGTCCGGTTGAGACCTTTCAGACCGGCAACGCTGGAGCAGAAGGTGGACTCTGGCTTCCTTTACTCTTTGTGGTATAGTTATTAGGTACCATAGGAATTCCACAAATTACCTGTATAAGCCGGACTGGATTCTGCATCACATCCTCTCCACCAAAAAGATATATCCTTTCATCTTTGGCAGCTACCGCAGGATGGAGGACAGTCACCGGCATACCAGCCATTGCCTCCCAGGAGTTATAAATGCTATCAAACCTTTCCACTGAGCCAAGAATTTGTTGTTTTGCTCCAATCCCTCCTATTGAGAAGATATAGTTTCTGTAGCCGATACTCCTATGAGAGTATCTTGGAACAAGCATGGGTTCACCTTTGCGCCACTGATTTAATTTCAGGGACAATATGTAAACACTTGAGTTGACGGTATTTTCTCTGTTGCCAATGGATAACCCACCTAAAACATACACATTACCATGCAACCCTACTGCTGAAGCCTTGTGTAGACGTGTTGGCAGCTTTGCAAGTCTCAACCACTGGTTGGTTTTCTCATTATACAGCAAGACATCTCTAGTCGTCTGCTGGTTGTCCTTCCGGCCTCCTATGTTGATGAGGAACTCTTGATGAGAAAATCGACGTGGGACATGACATATTGGCTTGATATCGGGAAACATGGATGTGTTATGAGCGAATAGTATTCTACAGGCCGACTCTAACATTCTTCTGCAAGACACTGAAGACTGAATGAGAGGGTCATTGGCAATGAAATGGAAAAGAAAAGTTGGATGGACATACTGAAGCCTGACTTTCTGAAATAGTTCTTGTATATAGCACCTTCGGCCATGTTCATTGTGTCTTATCCAGGTCATTAAAGCCTCAAATACTTGTTCTTCTTCTGCACAAAGATCATCATCTCCAATATAGTCCAATAGTTCCGAGACACCGAGATCCTTCAGGTCTTCGGAAATGGACACGTCTTTGAAGTATTGCAAAGCCATTCGTCTAGCCTTATCTTTGAGGTTCTTACAGTTAAAGAATTCAGAAAGTCTGATCATACTTAAACAGTTTTGAGGATTCATTTGGTCCTGGAGGAATTTCGAGCAAGTTCCCAATAGTTTTTCATACTGTAGTAATGAAGCACCTTGAATGAGACTAAAGACGTTATCCAAAGTTATGAGGATCTCCCCGGTGTAGACGTAGACGATGATCCGGTGAAGTGTATCTGAATCTATGCCCATCAAAAACACCTTGTCTTGGGTACTTTCCTTAAAATTATTGCAAAACATTGCCTTGAAGTATGGACTACTGGAGGCCAAGACGTTCCTATGGCAAGGGAATTCGCAGTCATCGCTACAAATGGTGACATCAGTGAGCAACCTGGATTGTCTCAACTTGTTTAGCTGCCTCAATAAGTCGCTGGAGAAGACTTTATCATGAAAGAGTAGGACTTCACCGGTT encodes the following:
- the KLHL38 gene encoding kelch-like protein 38, with the translated sequence MDGKTGEVLLFHDKVFSSDLLRQLNKLRQSRLLTDVTICSDDCEFPCHRNVLASSSPYFKAMFCNNFKESTQDKVFLMGIDSDTLHRIIVYVYTGEILITLDNVFSLIQGASLLQYEKLLGTCSKFLQDQMNPQNCLSMIRLSEFFNCKNLKDKARRMALQYFKDVSISEDLKDLGVSELLDYIGDDDLCAEEEQVFEALMTWIRHNEHGRRCYIQELFQKVRLQYVHPTFLFHFIANDPLIQSSVSCRRMLESACRILFAHNTSMFPDIKPICHVPRRFSHQEFLINIGGRKDNQQTTRDVLLYNEKTNQWLRLAKLPTRLHKASAVGLHGNVYVLGGLSIGNRENTVNSSVYILSLKLNQWRKGEPMLVPRYSHRSIGYRNYIFSIGGIGAKQQILGSVERFDSIYNSWEAMAGMPVTVLHPAVAAKDERIYLFGGEDVMQNPVRLIQVYHVFRNMWFRMETRMVKNVCAPAVVVGEKIIIIGGYTRRIIAYDMMQNTFAKCADMKDRRMHHGATVLQNKIYVTGGRCLTVDNTIEDSDSFDCYDPNTDTWTSKGKLPHRLFDHGCLTLQCIPTQFH